In Xenopus laevis strain J_2021 chromosome 2S, Xenopus_laevis_v10.1, whole genome shotgun sequence, a genomic segment contains:
- the LOC108709092 gene encoding myosin regulatory light chain 2, ventricular/cardiac muscle isoform isoform X1: MDWHLAQGKSITMSPKKAKKKAEGTSSNVFSMFDQSQLQEFKEAFTIMDQNRDGFIDKGDLRDTFAALGRINVKSEELDEMVQEAPGPINFTIFLTMFGEKLKGTDPEETILNAFKIFDPDGKGHIKADYIREMLTTQADRFSQEEITQMFTAFPPDVAGNLDYKNLCYIITHGEEKDQE, from the exons tCACCCAAGAAGGCAAAAAAGAAGGCAGAAGGAACAAGttcaaatgtattttccatgtttgaTCAAAGTCAGCTCCAGGAGTTTAAAGAG GCTTTTACCATCATGGACCAGAACAGAGATGGATTCATTGATAAAGGGGACCTGAGAGACACGTTTGCTGctctag GACGTATAAATGTGAAGAGTGAAGAGCTGGATGAAATGGTCCAGGAGGCTCCGGGTCCAATCAACTTCACTATCTTCCTTACAATGTTTGGGGAAAAGCTAAAAG GCACAGACCCAGAGGAGACTATCCTGAATGCTTTCAAGATTTTCGACCCTGACGGGAAAGGCCACATTAAAGCAGATTA CATACGTGAGATGCTGACTACTCAGGCAGACCGCTTCAGTCAGGAAGAG ATCACCCAGATGTTTACTGCTTTCCCCCCAGATGTTGCTGGTAACCTAGATTATAAGAACCTATGCTATATTATCACCCACGGCGAGGAGAAAGACCAGGAGTAA
- the LOC108709092 gene encoding myosin regulatory light chain 2B, cardiac muscle isoform isoform X2: MFDQSQLQEFKEAFTIMDQNRDGFIDKGDLRDTFAALGRINVKSEELDEMVQEAPGPINFTIFLTMFGEKLKGTDPEETILNAFKIFDPDGKGHIKADYIREMLTTQADRFSQEEITQMFTAFPPDVAGNLDYKNLCYIITHGEEKDQE; encoded by the exons atgtttgaTCAAAGTCAGCTCCAGGAGTTTAAAGAG GCTTTTACCATCATGGACCAGAACAGAGATGGATTCATTGATAAAGGGGACCTGAGAGACACGTTTGCTGctctag GACGTATAAATGTGAAGAGTGAAGAGCTGGATGAAATGGTCCAGGAGGCTCCGGGTCCAATCAACTTCACTATCTTCCTTACAATGTTTGGGGAAAAGCTAAAAG GCACAGACCCAGAGGAGACTATCCTGAATGCTTTCAAGATTTTCGACCCTGACGGGAAAGGCCACATTAAAGCAGATTA CATACGTGAGATGCTGACTACTCAGGCAGACCGCTTCAGTCAGGAAGAG ATCACCCAGATGTTTACTGCTTTCCCCCCAGATGTTGCTGGTAACCTAGATTATAAGAACCTATGCTATATTATCACCCACGGCGAGGAGAAAGACCAGGAGTAA